GTAATATTTTAACTATTGTAACAAAATAATGATTATATGCATATATATTAAATTTCTGAATTTTCATTGTGATTAGATGAGCCAATGCTATTAATTTCCCTATCTCTTCCCCCAATTCTAGTGTATAATCAAAGTTTAAGAGTTTCATATTAAGCATCTGAAGATGGCTTATCATACATAATCATGTCAAGGAATAGAGTTGACACGGAGGTGTCAGCTTTTTTTCTATGGGCTTCTTACGGTTTCAAGGAAAAATACATAAATAGAGAGATCATAGAGTAGGAGGACGAGAGAAATGTGGTTTGTCTTTGCTGTGGCTGCGGCAACATGCTTTGGGATGCGGGGAATCTTGTATCAGTGGACGTCCCAGCGTCCGCTTGATCGGAATTTACTGTTGTTTGGCGTTTATTTGTCGGGAACAATCATTGCACTGGCCAGCAATGTGTTTGCGGGTCAAGCGTGGAATAATGGGGCAATGATCGGTCTGTTGATGGGGGTATTCTCCTTCATCGCTAACGCCTCGATGTATAAAGGCTACGCGGTCGGCAAGGCATCGTTGATCGCTTTATTCACCGGTCTGCCGCCCGTGGTCGTGGTCATTGTGGCTTATCTGTTGTGGGGAGAGACGTTGAATCCGTGGCAGATTGTTTCCTTTGCCGTGGTTATTCTCGGACTATTGCTGATTAAGTACTCCCAGGATTTAAAGCTTGGACAATTAAAAGGCATTCAATGGGGCATTCTGACCATGCTGTTCTTCGGCATGACCGATTTAACCTCCAAGCAAGCCACACTTTCGGGAGCCTCTACGCTTCCGTTGTTATCCGTGATGTATGGGACGGGAGCGGTACTATTTGGCACACAGTGGGCCATAAGCCAGTACAGGACCTCCAAGAAGGTGGCCGGTAGTGCAGTCGCAGAGACTGAAGGCTCTGTATCGAGTGCAGCTTCTACTGCAACAGCTTCCGCTCCTGTGCAATGGAGCCGCGGCAAGACGCTTGGCTGGGGTCTGTTTGTCGGGATTTCCAATATCGCCGGCATGATCTTCCTGATCCCGGCTTTTCGTGGAGGAGTGACCGGGATCGTCTCAGCGATCAGCGCCATGAACGTTGTGTTCGTACTGCTGTATGCCCGGTTCTATCTGAAGGAGTCGATGTCGCTGCGAGAGGTCTTGGGATTGTCGACCGCGCTGATAGGCATTTTGCTGCTGCGTTTACTTGCTTAGCGTAAAATAAACCCGAAAGATAAGCATCCTTCTGACAGGCGCTTCTCTTTCGGGTTTTTTCATTATTTAACGGCTACTCAGGCTCTATCCCCAAAAACTTCTCACGCATCTTCTTCAATGTATCCGAATCCTTATAATCGTTCTTGGCCGCAGTATCCATATATTGCTTGAGATCGGCAAGAAGCTGGCTTTGGCTGGCCTCAGTTTTGCTTACATAAGCGTTGTAGGTCTTCTGGGCTTCATCATTCATGATGTGCGTGGAATAGTCGAATAATTGGCTATTATCGCTCCCAAAGAAAATAGCCCCCTTATACTGTTGAAACAAATCCTTCATTTCTTTATAACGAGGAGAGGAAGGATAATCTGTCATGAAGGACTCGGCATCAAGCGCTCGATTCAGAAGCTCTTCCAGACTGACGGCAACTGCTGCGTCACGAAGAGCTGGCGCTTTAGTATCCCTGGCCTTCAGCTTGATATAAGCCGCGATATCCTCATTAATCTTATCCTCGTATTGGGTATAGGTCTCGTAATCGATAACCGGGAAGAAGACCCCCTCTACTGAATAGAGGAAATAACCGTTATCTTGTGTCTCAGACAGCAAATCCTTCAGCTTGCCATCCGGTAATTGGGAGATGATATCTTCCAGACTGCGCGTATAGGCATCGTTATTGGCCAGTTCCTGCAGAATGCCTTCTGCGTAATAACGTTCTTCAAGGGCTGGTGTTGCTTGTATCTGCGCGTCCTCAAGGGAGAGAAGCATTTGAGTGGCCTGCTCTCTGGATACCTCATTAATATGCTCCTGAAGATAGCTGATCGCCTCTGACAGCTTGCCATCGTTCTGCAACAATGCGTTATACTCGGCGCTCACCTTCGCAGCTTGATCTGCTACAGCTTGATCATCTTGATCTGTAGAGGGATTATTCTGTTCATTAGATGGGACGTTCTGTTCACTTGCATTTTCATGGTTCTGGGCATTAGTGTTTGGTTCCGTGTCAGGCTGCTTATTGTTGCATGCAGCAAGCGCCAATACCGTTGCAAGGGCCAACGTTATCCTCATCATCTTCTTATGCAATGCAAAATTCCTCCTTAGATGCGATGCCTTTTGGTTATCATAACGCTGGCTCACGGTCAAAGGTTGCAGCCATTTCCAAGTGCATGATTTCATTTAATAAAATGAGATACGACGAATACGGCAGGAGAGTTCCAATAGATGGTGACCTCATTGCCGGCAAAGCTGTCCTGATGGTCGATATAACATTGCGCCGGAGCTTTACCCTGTAGATGCTCCATCATATAATCGTCATTAAGTCCATGATTCGGACCGCCAGCCACCAGGCCAGGCACGGGATCATCAACCTGGTCTCCGACAGAAGGACGATGATGTGGATGCATGACGGGACGATCTCCATATCCGGTAACATAGCTTATATCCAGCACATTACGCCCCAGTAAATAATGCATATGCTCCAACGCACAAGCTTCGTATTCTTTTTGTCCGCTGAAATGATAGGCAAGCAATAGCAGCGTAGCCCGATTCATCAGAAGCATATTGCTACCCCAGATATAGTCCGTCTTCGCGAGGGAGATCAAATATCCATCCGTAGCGCTTCGTCGGACCGATTGGTCTGCTTCATTGATCAATCCGCTTAACAGTGAAGAGCGCAAATCCTGCTCAACCTCGAAGTTATCATTCAGCAGGTAAGCGATCGTTCCATACCCGCCCATATCTGCCCATCCGAGCTCATACTTGGGGAAAGCTTTTCTTGCTAGATCCAGAAAGGCGGTGTGGTAAGCGACTTCTCCAGTGGTCCGGTACAGTTCGCCTGCGGCCCAGTAGCGCTCGTCCAGATCTAGGTCATCACCGTATTCGCCAGTGTACACATCCATAGGATTTCTGAAGCCTCGGACGTCGGGATGTTCTTCAAGCCAGGACCATGCCCGTCTTGCTGCCTGGAGGCAATGATGTGCAAACTCAGGATCAAAGGACTTATAAATCCGGCATGCCATAGCCATGACTCCGGCGAAGCATCCGGTGGCAGTGGCTGAGACAGCAAGGAAGTACAGATCATCACGGTCCTTTTCAGGAATAATGGTAAGCGCAGGAAAATACTTGGTCGTTAGCTTATGAAACACGCCACCGCTCTGCTTATCCTGCATTTTGAACAGCCATTCCAGCTCATAACGGCATTCATGCAGAATATCGGGGATCTTCCCGTCCGTCTCCGGAATAGGTGTAGCTTGGTAAAAAGCTTGTGGGTGGAGTTCATAGGCCAGAAGCAGATCAGCGACGGCCTTGGCTCCGGGGCCGGAGTATTTACCATAATCTCCGGCATCATGCCAGCCTCCGCTGCTGTCCAGCCTGCGAGAAGGATCATCGTATACGATCCCTTCCTGGGTATGACAGGCTTGATGCGTCCACTTCCCGGCATATTCCTCCTCCAGTTCCATACCGCAGCGGAACAGATAGAACGCTCGTAATAGCCCGCGGTGAACCTGTTCGTAGGGTTGCTCTGAAATGGTAAAAGAAGCTGACTTGCGACCATTCAGCTCAATATGATATATCCCGGGTGTAGTCCAACTGGAGAAGTCGGCATGAGAGATGGATACTCCAGCCATATGATCCTCGACGGGATTAGTGGTATTCCCTTCATGTACAATCTCTCCGAGCCGGTCGTCAACTAGATGGAAAATGCCGCTATCGTTAGCGATAACGGCGATCTTGCCAAAATTCTTAGGATAGCCGATTTGATTCACGGCAATATTGCGTTGCTCCTGTCCGTTCATCGTTTCTCACACTCCAATTATGTAATCGTTTTCAAATAACAATCCAATTTCTGTTAGTATCATTCTTATCCTTACATGTTCCGGGCGGCTTGACAAGACTCCTTATTAAATCACTTACCTTCATTATTATGAATCACGCTCTGCCAAGAGTGCTGTTCATCCTCAGTCAGCTCATGGTACTATTGCATATAATTAGGGGAAGCTTTACTAGAAACCGTACCTTATGAACACATATAACAGGAACTATTTTTATTGAAGGAGTGAAGGATTCATGGATGCTTTCTTTTCCTCCGGGGCGATGTCCGGCTTTGTCCTTCTATCTCTCCCTCACCTGCTGGCGCTTGCCGTCGTGCTGCTTCTGATTCTAGGCTTATATTATACGAGAATTACGATACGCAATCGCCCGTGGTTAAGGAGGGCCGTCCGCTACGGCTTGGCCTTGTTATTGCTTCTGTCTGAAGTCAGCCTAAATATCTGGTATTTGGAGCAGAACGTCTGGGATGCTCGTTACACGCTGCCGCTTGAGCTATGCAGCCTTACGCTTCTGTTATCCATCATTATGCTGCTGACGGGCAGCCGCTGGCTTTATCCCTTTCTGTTCTTCGCCGGGATTGGGGGTGCTCTCCAAGCACTGGTTACGCCTAATTTGCTGTATGAATTTCCGCATTTCCGCTATTTTCAATTTTTTATCTCTCATGCGGCGATTATATTAGCTTCGTTATACATGACCTGGATCGAAAGTTACAGACCTGGCTGGAAGTCCATTGCTTGGGCGATGCTCTTGCTGAATATTTCAGCAGCTGCAGTATGGGGAGTAGACTATGCCATCGGGGCGAACTACATGTTCCTGGCTCATAAACCGGATACGGCGTCTCTGCTCGATCTATTAGGTCCGTATCCATATTATTTGCTTGTGGAGGAAGGAATCGCCCTGATGATGTTTATAATATTGTATGTCATCTTCTTCTTACTTCCCGATAAAATAACGCAGTATAATCGCAGCAGGAAAGGAGCTCGATCATC
The window above is part of the Paenibacillus lutimineralis genome. Proteins encoded here:
- a CDS encoding DMT family transporter — its product is MWFVFAVAAATCFGMRGILYQWTSQRPLDRNLLLFGVYLSGTIIALASNVFAGQAWNNGAMIGLLMGVFSFIANASMYKGYAVGKASLIALFTGLPPVVVVIVAYLLWGETLNPWQIVSFAVVILGLLLIKYSQDLKLGQLKGIQWGILTMLFFGMTDLTSKQATLSGASTLPLLSVMYGTGAVLFGTQWAISQYRTSKKVAGSAVAETEGSVSSAASTATASAPVQWSRGKTLGWGLFVGISNIAGMIFLIPAFRGGVTGIVSAISAMNVVFVLLYARFYLKESMSLREVLGLSTALIGILLLRLLA
- a CDS encoding glycoside hydrolase family 9 protein; the protein is MNGQEQRNIAVNQIGYPKNFGKIAVIANDSGIFHLVDDRLGEIVHEGNTTNPVEDHMAGVSISHADFSSWTTPGIYHIELNGRKSASFTISEQPYEQVHRGLLRAFYLFRCGMELEEEYAGKWTHQACHTQEGIVYDDPSRRLDSSGGWHDAGDYGKYSGPGAKAVADLLLAYELHPQAFYQATPIPETDGKIPDILHECRYELEWLFKMQDKQSGGVFHKLTTKYFPALTIIPEKDRDDLYFLAVSATATGCFAGVMAMACRIYKSFDPEFAHHCLQAARRAWSWLEEHPDVRGFRNPMDVYTGEYGDDLDLDERYWAAGELYRTTGEVAYHTAFLDLARKAFPKYELGWADMGGYGTIAYLLNDNFEVEQDLRSSLLSGLINEADQSVRRSATDGYLISLAKTDYIWGSNMLLMNRATLLLLAYHFSGQKEYEACALEHMHYLLGRNVLDISYVTGYGDRPVMHPHHRPSVGDQVDDPVPGLVAGGPNHGLNDDYMMEHLQGKAPAQCYIDHQDSFAGNEVTIYWNSPAVFVVSHFIK
- a CDS encoding TIGR02206 family membrane protein; translation: MDAFFSSGAMSGFVLLSLPHLLALAVVLLLILGLYYTRITIRNRPWLRRAVRYGLALLLLLSEVSLNIWYLEQNVWDARYTLPLELCSLTLLLSIIMLLTGSRWLYPFLFFAGIGGALQALVTPNLLYEFPHFRYFQFFISHAAIILASLYMTWIESYRPGWKSIAWAMLLLNISAAAVWGVDYAIGANYMFLAHKPDTASLLDLLGPYPYYLLVEEGIALMMFIILYVIFFLLPDKITQYNRSRKGARSSS